One segment of Megachile rotundata isolate GNS110a chromosome 4, iyMegRotu1, whole genome shotgun sequence DNA contains the following:
- the LOC143264267 gene encoding uncharacterized protein LOC143264267 isoform X2 has product MAFFYTDQLKSDFQTAERFIPRTNDRESWCSWFLIKLFHNQNRKKYYSKDCPVKNISTNFIPKTPKITTIGLRMNCEDTEENDQRFWKIADIKNYLKQYFNMFQRYQSFLRTLWIPNCYQGNTFFSSSFTSMITKYSGKARNNSFVSNSADSILIHSEDEQQSCYNSSEIEFPFENLSDTTEYYLNQQNNETRSHSQEHLATIEISESRRFNYSPNDNRIKLKKNVSVQTSDRRKLCYRKTKKKIEKRCKENVFSKDIKIIFRTNYPDFNKSSKTNIKCLEIATQKQKHRRISTKNNSKIHQNISTNIKEHVCCLENTCKPADAKEMFKDVEIETKQNIGLKKQTLFKNNKENYENNNLLISYRQRYSRIKSKSLVVFRDKHESYESKTHSASKIYDTNSREFCNNSQSLFNEKHFGGGGEIIQSNVTSPEITNISWEPQNFIVEDKTSEMMILGNVKKRLEKDLDDYFSITDCNFDNDFFPNAEDSNEIFESGQSSPNTKQNQSVSHDSSKASFVLMATSLKHRKLKQFCQNVNDTVKRKQSFRTNLTCASSIHFSNLDISQSQSSYHTSFREQECSPSSSTEYCTASNISLSEMHNLQNSSFDSMFRSYTMDTRKLLADNCLSDDILNEERQTFQDTSELFDRTLMNSCAVCRYQRNSTPKLKSPSKQITRSLDSGIFADCSHDQLRIASDDLLRGRYSQENGQEEESETRELDLLSTYDFNTDSSYSDESLNRRVDIAVEKFTEKLILTERRARIKLKRLEDPARYRQERKRWKSRRQLSGRMRSFVGMHFLRLHHLSSLYSV; this is encoded by the exons ATGGCGTTCTTCTACACCGATCAATTGAAGAGTGATTTCCAAACAGCAGAACGTTTCATTCCTCGCACAAACGATCGTGAGAGTTGGTGTTCATGGTTTTTAATTAAGCTCTTCCACAACCAGAATCGTAAAAAATACTATTCTAAAGATTGTCCAGTTAAGAACATTTCCACGAATTTCATTCCAAAAACACCGAAAATTACTACTATTGGTTTACGAATGAACTGTGAAGATACAGAAGAAAATGATCAACGATTTTGGAAAATTGCTGATATCAAGAATTATTTGAAGCAATATTTCAACATGTTTCAaag GTACCAAAGTTTCTTACGCACTTTATGGATACCCAACTGCTACCAAGGAAATACCTTCTTTTCCTCTTCCTTCACTTCGATGATTACAAAATATTCGGGGAAAGCTAGAAATAATAGTTTCGTGTCAAACTCAGCCGATTCTATACTGATACATTCCGAAGATGAACAGCAGTCTTGCTACAATTCATCTGAAATCGAATTTCCGTTCGAAAATCTTTCAGACACAacagaatattatttaaatcagCAAAATAATGAAACGAGATCTCACTCTCAGGAACATCTCGCAACAATCGAAATAAGTGAATCACGACGTTTTAATTATAGCCCTAACGACAACCgaattaaattaaagaaaaatgtcTCTGTTCAAACTTCAGACAGAAGAAAATTATGTTATAGAAAAACtaagaagaaaattgaaaaaaggtgCAAAGAAAATGTCTTTTCCAAGGATATTAAAATCATCTTTAGGACCAATTATCCAGACTTCAATAAAAGCAGCAAGACCAATATAAAATGTTTAGAAATAGCTACTCAGAAGCAAAAGCATAGAAGGATTTCAACGAAAAACAATAGCAAAATCCATCAAAATATATCCACAAATATAAAAGAGCATGTTTGTTGTTTAGAAAACACTTGCAAACCTGCCGATGCAAAAGAAATGTTCAAAGATGTTGAAATTGAAACAAAACAAAATATTGGATTAAAGAAACAAACTTTATTCAAaaataacaaagaaaattatgaaaacaataatttattgataTCTTATCGACAACGTTACAGTAGAATTAAGAGTAAATCTTTAGTTGTTTTTAGGGATAAGCATGAAAGTTATGAATCCAAAACACATTCAGCCAGTAAAATCTACGACACAAATTCACGTGAATTCTGTAACAATTCACAGAGTCTGTTCAATGAAAAACATTTTGGTGGCGGGGGAGAAATTATTCAGTCGAATGTCACTTCACCAGAAATCACTAATATATCATGGGAACCTCAGAATTTTATCGTCGAAGATAAAACTTCCGAGATGATGATCCTtggaaatgttaaaaagaggTTAGAAAAGGACTTGGatgattatttttcaattaccgATTGTAATTTTGACAACGACTTTTTTCCAAATGCTGAAGATTCGAACGAAATCTTTGAGAGCGGTCAGTCCTCTCCAAACACTAAACAGAATCAAAGTGTCTCGCATGATAGTTCAAAAGCGAGTTTTGTGTTAATGGCAACATCGCTAAAACAccgaaaattaaaacaattttgtcAAAATGTAAATGATACGGTAAAGAGAAAACAATCATTTCGTACGAATTTAACATGTGCTTCAtcaatacatttttcaaatttggatatAAGCCAGTCTCAAAGCAGTTATCACACTTCTTTTCGAGAACAAGAGTGTAGTCCGAGTTCTTCGACCGAGTATTGCACCGCTAGTAATATTTCCCTGTCGGAAATGCACAACTTGCAAAACAGTTCATTCGACTCCATGTTTCGAAGTTACACGATGGATACCCGCAAATTGCTGGCCGACAATTGCTTATCAGATGACATCTTGAACGAGGAGAGACAAACGTTTCAGGACACTAGTGAATTATTTGATCGGACCTTGATGAATTCTTGTGCAGTGTGCCGTTATCAAAGAAACTCTACGCCAAAATTGAAAAGTCCGTCAAAGCAAATCACACGATCATTAGATTCCGGAATTTTTGCCGATTGTTCGCACGACCAGTTGCGAATCGCATCGGATGATCTTTTAAGGGGGAGATATTCGCAGGAAAATGGACAGGAAGAAGAGAGTGAAACTAGAGAATTGGATTTGTTATCGACTTATGATTTCAACACGGACAGTAGTTATTCAGACGAATCTCTTAATCGAAGGGTCGACATCGCCGTGGAAAAGTTCACGGAAAAGCTGATCCTCACTGAAAGAAGGGCGAGAATCAAATTGAAGCGTCTGGAAGATCCAGCGAGATACAGACAAGAGAGAAAACGGTGGAAGAGCAGACGACAA ttaTCTGGTCGAATGAGAAGTTTTGTTGGGATGCATTTTCTCCGTCTGCATCATCTGAGCAGCCTGTATTCTGTATAA
- the LOC143264267 gene encoding uncharacterized protein LOC143264267 isoform X1, which produces MAFFYTDQLKSDFQTAERFIPRTNDRESWCSWFLIKLFHNQNRKKYYSKDCPVKNISTNFIPKTPKITTIGLRMNCEDTEENDQRFWKIADIKNYLKQYFNMFQRYQSFLRTLWIPNCYQGNTFFSSSFTSMITKYSGKARNNSFVSNSADSILIHSEDEQQSCYNSSEIEFPFENLSDTTEYYLNQQNNETRSHSQEHLATIEISESRRFNYSPNDNRIKLKKNVSVQTSDRRKLCYRKTKKKIEKRCKENVFSKDIKIIFRTNYPDFNKSSKTNIKCLEIATQKQKHRRISTKNNSKIHQNISTNIKEHVCCLENTCKPADAKEMFKDVEIETKQNIGLKKQTLFKNNKENYENNNLLISYRQRYSRIKSKSLVVFRDKHESYESKTHSASKIYDTNSREFCNNSQSLFNEKHFGGGGEIIQSNVTSPEITNISWEPQNFIVEDKTSEMMILGNVKKRLEKDLDDYFSITDCNFDNDFFPNAEDSNEIFESGQSSPNTKQNQSVSHDSSKASFVLMATSLKHRKLKQFCQNVNDTVKRKQSFRTNLTCASSIHFSNLDISQSQSSYHTSFREQECSPSSSTEYCTASNISLSEMHNLQNSSFDSMFRSYTMDTRKLLADNCLSDDILNEERQTFQDTSELFDRTLMNSCAVCRYQRNSTPKLKSPSKQITRSLDSGIFADCSHDQLRIASDDLLRGRYSQENGQEEESETRELDLLSTYDFNTDSSYSDESLNRRVDIAVEKFTEKLILTERRARIKLKRLEDPARYRQERKRWKSRRQVRQPSLWSNDDEWISSSPSPPLYSFSDSEIDHL; this is translated from the exons ATGGCGTTCTTCTACACCGATCAATTGAAGAGTGATTTCCAAACAGCAGAACGTTTCATTCCTCGCACAAACGATCGTGAGAGTTGGTGTTCATGGTTTTTAATTAAGCTCTTCCACAACCAGAATCGTAAAAAATACTATTCTAAAGATTGTCCAGTTAAGAACATTTCCACGAATTTCATTCCAAAAACACCGAAAATTACTACTATTGGTTTACGAATGAACTGTGAAGATACAGAAGAAAATGATCAACGATTTTGGAAAATTGCTGATATCAAGAATTATTTGAAGCAATATTTCAACATGTTTCAaag GTACCAAAGTTTCTTACGCACTTTATGGATACCCAACTGCTACCAAGGAAATACCTTCTTTTCCTCTTCCTTCACTTCGATGATTACAAAATATTCGGGGAAAGCTAGAAATAATAGTTTCGTGTCAAACTCAGCCGATTCTATACTGATACATTCCGAAGATGAACAGCAGTCTTGCTACAATTCATCTGAAATCGAATTTCCGTTCGAAAATCTTTCAGACACAacagaatattatttaaatcagCAAAATAATGAAACGAGATCTCACTCTCAGGAACATCTCGCAACAATCGAAATAAGTGAATCACGACGTTTTAATTATAGCCCTAACGACAACCgaattaaattaaagaaaaatgtcTCTGTTCAAACTTCAGACAGAAGAAAATTATGTTATAGAAAAACtaagaagaaaattgaaaaaaggtgCAAAGAAAATGTCTTTTCCAAGGATATTAAAATCATCTTTAGGACCAATTATCCAGACTTCAATAAAAGCAGCAAGACCAATATAAAATGTTTAGAAATAGCTACTCAGAAGCAAAAGCATAGAAGGATTTCAACGAAAAACAATAGCAAAATCCATCAAAATATATCCACAAATATAAAAGAGCATGTTTGTTGTTTAGAAAACACTTGCAAACCTGCCGATGCAAAAGAAATGTTCAAAGATGTTGAAATTGAAACAAAACAAAATATTGGATTAAAGAAACAAACTTTATTCAAaaataacaaagaaaattatgaaaacaataatttattgataTCTTATCGACAACGTTACAGTAGAATTAAGAGTAAATCTTTAGTTGTTTTTAGGGATAAGCATGAAAGTTATGAATCCAAAACACATTCAGCCAGTAAAATCTACGACACAAATTCACGTGAATTCTGTAACAATTCACAGAGTCTGTTCAATGAAAAACATTTTGGTGGCGGGGGAGAAATTATTCAGTCGAATGTCACTTCACCAGAAATCACTAATATATCATGGGAACCTCAGAATTTTATCGTCGAAGATAAAACTTCCGAGATGATGATCCTtggaaatgttaaaaagaggTTAGAAAAGGACTTGGatgattatttttcaattaccgATTGTAATTTTGACAACGACTTTTTTCCAAATGCTGAAGATTCGAACGAAATCTTTGAGAGCGGTCAGTCCTCTCCAAACACTAAACAGAATCAAAGTGTCTCGCATGATAGTTCAAAAGCGAGTTTTGTGTTAATGGCAACATCGCTAAAACAccgaaaattaaaacaattttgtcAAAATGTAAATGATACGGTAAAGAGAAAACAATCATTTCGTACGAATTTAACATGTGCTTCAtcaatacatttttcaaatttggatatAAGCCAGTCTCAAAGCAGTTATCACACTTCTTTTCGAGAACAAGAGTGTAGTCCGAGTTCTTCGACCGAGTATTGCACCGCTAGTAATATTTCCCTGTCGGAAATGCACAACTTGCAAAACAGTTCATTCGACTCCATGTTTCGAAGTTACACGATGGATACCCGCAAATTGCTGGCCGACAATTGCTTATCAGATGACATCTTGAACGAGGAGAGACAAACGTTTCAGGACACTAGTGAATTATTTGATCGGACCTTGATGAATTCTTGTGCAGTGTGCCGTTATCAAAGAAACTCTACGCCAAAATTGAAAAGTCCGTCAAAGCAAATCACACGATCATTAGATTCCGGAATTTTTGCCGATTGTTCGCACGACCAGTTGCGAATCGCATCGGATGATCTTTTAAGGGGGAGATATTCGCAGGAAAATGGACAGGAAGAAGAGAGTGAAACTAGAGAATTGGATTTGTTATCGACTTATGATTTCAACACGGACAGTAGTTATTCAGACGAATCTCTTAATCGAAGGGTCGACATCGCCGTGGAAAAGTTCACGGAAAAGCTGATCCTCACTGAAAGAAGGGCGAGAATCAAATTGAAGCGTCTGGAAGATCCAGCGAGATACAGACAAGAGAGAAAACGGTGGAAGAGCAGACGACAA GTAAGACAACCATCTTTGTGGTCAAACGATGATGAATGGATTTCAAGCAGCCCTTCGCCTCCCTTATATTCCTTTTCTGATTCAGAAATTGACCATTTGTAA